The proteins below are encoded in one region of Limnochorda pilosa:
- a CDS encoding Wzz/FepE/Etk N-terminal domain-containing protein, whose product MAQEAPLPTSYDDEIDLRALVEVLLRRRSLILGLVAVAVATAAALSYFVLPPVYESEVRLFLPRIDEDLSMTPEQYARFAVSEPVLEPVRTSLAPNVPIQAFAKRFSVKLDGGATVLEVRASAPTAEESRRLTARWLDAFTAGVRERVERRLNQALAEAEANVASMRAGLEAVGDALALETGQRDLALEIASAAAYGQEYGTALRERGRLLEIQANLPSRLRPEMLLSPALPTAPSSPRKLLNLTVAAVLAGMIGVFLAFGIEWWKGSAPGPSPTQ is encoded by the coding sequence ATGGCGCAAGAGGCGCCTCTACCCACGTCTTACGACGACGAGATCGACCTGCGGGCCCTGGTGGAGGTCCTTCTGCGGCGAAGGTCCCTCATCCTCGGCCTGGTGGCGGTGGCCGTAGCAACGGCCGCCGCGCTGAGCTACTTCGTGCTGCCCCCGGTCTACGAGTCGGAGGTACGCCTCTTCCTACCCCGCATCGACGAGGACCTGAGCATGACCCCCGAGCAGTACGCTCGCTTCGCCGTGAGCGAGCCGGTGCTCGAACCCGTGCGGACCTCGCTGGCCCCCAACGTGCCCATCCAGGCCTTCGCTAAGCGGTTCTCCGTGAAACTGGACGGAGGCGCCACCGTTCTCGAGGTGAGGGCGTCCGCCCCTACGGCGGAAGAGAGCCGCCGGTTGACCGCCCGTTGGCTCGACGCGTTCACCGCCGGCGTCCGGGAGCGCGTGGAACGCCGGCTGAACCAGGCCCTCGCCGAAGCCGAGGCGAACGTGGCGTCCATGCGAGCCGGCCTGGAAGCCGTGGGGGATGCGCTAGCCCTCGAGACCGGCCAGCGCGACCTGGCCCTGGAGATCGCCTCAGCGGCGGCCTACGGCCAGGAGTACGGCACCGCGCTGCGGGAGCGCGGCCGGCTGCTGGAGATCCAGGCGAACCTGCCCTCGCGCCTGCGCCCCGAGATGCTCCTCTCCCCCGCGCTGCCCACTGCACCGTCGTCGCCTCGCAAGCTCCTGAACCTGACGGTGGCGGCGGTGCTGGCGGGAATGATCGGCGTCTTCCTGGCCTTCGGCATCGAGTGGTGGAAGGGATCTGCCCCTGGCCCCAGCCCTACGCAGTGA
- a CDS encoding spore coat protein has translation MLQDKEMAADIQDMLKHQTVAFTRAAIESSDPNIRQAFVQMRSAKERAHWEMYQLNEQKGWYLPAGPADHAEVNRVKGFFQSALDQTAQPALR, from the coding sequence ATGTTGCAGGACAAAGAGATGGCCGCCGACATCCAGGACATGCTGAAGCACCAGACGGTCGCCTTCACGCGGGCGGCCATCGAATCCTCGGACCCGAACATCCGCCAGGCGTTCGTTCAGATGCGATCCGCCAAGGAGCGGGCCCACTGGGAGATGTACCAGCTCAACGAGCAGAAGGGCTGGTACCTGCCCGCCGGCCCCGCGGACCACGCCGAGGTGAACCGGGTGAAGGGCTTCTTCCAGAGCGCCCTCGACCAGACGGCCCAGCCGGCTCTACGGTAA
- a CDS encoding ATP-binding protein, with translation MSGHLALERIEVRRTPGFRRAGFTVDGLSPGVNVVYGPNGAGKTTTARAIESILWPDDAVQPEASLFGRYLLDGARWTVDLDTTRRACQRDGLPAEPPAFPPGIARDRYRLSLTELLQADDRSFAEQIARESAGGYDVAAAAARLGFNGRVSGRQAVGDALRSARKQVDEARRVQEDLRAQELMLARLRSEQEKAAAAVGGAQALDRALELADARDAKAALTGQMKAFPEWMGRLVGDEKERLDRLREQAEAAEQARRQAEASLEEARLRLSGANLPGDGLRYEQLSAFRETLDRLRELDRTCRDAERRQAEAKAVLAAEERSLGGAVVRNRLATLALPGLQELGKHARTEAKLWGERASVEEELGRLGDETEPPDPDRLWQGMRSLSGWLRGPDPGTVSRMRRTAMTSVAVALLVGAGGFVAVGGPPVAALLALLLGLATGWGLLALLLRRAPDLRSLHRQEFERLDLAGPQVWSEEGVTARLEVLQREAVEAEAARDRKTRRSEVLQKLATLGARQAELDTERASLAARVGLPPGAGFDEWVWLVERIGSWQTAERKVREAEAALEASRRERERLLTALGAALRPFGYAEPRGVEAAVAALDDLGRRREAWEAARHAADQAQEKLEQAKNQAQRVAEERAAVFARLGLNAADLGDEAQIRRWVERLEEYRSLQSDWDFARRRVQELEPGSGESIVPWAGRPREELKQARQEVAAAAEHLEEATKEIHSIEALVEQAKKQHALEEALARYEEARDQVRALFRQEARMALGRVLASAVQELSRDSERPQVFHRARDVFARITAGRYRLELQDGEGPAFRAVESETGEGRSLEELSSGTRVQLLLAVRVAFVETQEHGVRLPLVFDEVLANSDDERARAVMDAVVALACEGRQIVYFTAQMDEVAKWRSVLRGSDVPHAFLDLAALRRGQEATRWPLPEEPALEARPVPAPGDRSYAEYGRLLQVPGIDPYASDLGHVHLWHLLDAAGDLYRVLRHGLERWGPLHTLGEPGSEALLGEDGLRIYRQAFAAARALEATLQAWRIGRGRPVDAGALAASGAVSRTFLPRVAELARQYGGDARLLVESLERGALPRFRQSSIDQLREHLEQQGYLDDLEPLAPEEVRARVLGAVAGELRQGLLTQEHVERLIRTGTGARSAVPGR, from the coding sequence GTGAGCGGGCACCTGGCGCTGGAACGGATCGAGGTCCGCCGCACCCCGGGCTTCCGGCGCGCCGGCTTCACCGTCGACGGGCTCTCGCCGGGTGTCAACGTCGTCTACGGGCCCAACGGCGCGGGGAAGACCACCACCGCCCGCGCCATCGAGTCGATCCTCTGGCCGGACGATGCCGTCCAGCCAGAGGCCTCGCTCTTCGGGCGCTACCTCCTCGACGGCGCCCGCTGGACGGTAGATCTGGACACGACCCGTCGCGCCTGCCAGCGGGACGGTCTGCCCGCGGAGCCGCCGGCTTTCCCGCCGGGCATCGCCCGGGACCGGTACCGCCTTTCTCTGACCGAGCTCCTTCAAGCCGACGACAGGAGCTTCGCGGAGCAGATCGCCCGCGAGTCCGCCGGCGGCTACGACGTGGCCGCCGCCGCAGCCCGCCTGGGGTTCAACGGCAGGGTCTCGGGCCGGCAGGCGGTGGGGGACGCGCTCCGCAGCGCCCGGAAGCAAGTGGATGAAGCCCGGCGCGTGCAGGAGGACCTGCGGGCGCAGGAGCTGATGCTGGCCCGGCTCCGGAGCGAGCAGGAGAAGGCGGCTGCAGCCGTGGGCGGGGCGCAGGCGCTGGATCGTGCCCTCGAGCTGGCCGACGCCCGGGATGCCAAGGCGGCGCTCACGGGTCAGATGAAAGCCTTCCCCGAGTGGATGGGTCGCCTGGTGGGCGACGAGAAGGAGCGTCTGGATCGTCTCCGGGAGCAGGCGGAAGCAGCGGAACAGGCCCGGCGGCAGGCGGAAGCGAGCCTGGAGGAAGCCCGCCTGCGGCTGTCCGGGGCGAACCTCCCAGGCGACGGCCTCCGGTACGAGCAGCTGAGCGCCTTCCGGGAGACCCTCGACAGGCTGCGGGAGCTGGACCGGACCTGCCGGGACGCCGAGCGGCGCCAGGCCGAGGCCAAGGCGGTCCTCGCGGCCGAGGAGCGAAGCCTGGGCGGCGCCGTCGTACGGAACCGCCTCGCGACCCTGGCACTCCCTGGCCTGCAGGAGCTGGGCAAGCATGCTCGGACCGAGGCGAAGCTCTGGGGCGAGCGTGCCTCGGTGGAGGAGGAGCTCGGCCGGCTGGGCGACGAAACCGAACCGCCGGACCCGGACCGGCTGTGGCAGGGGATGCGTTCCCTCTCGGGGTGGCTGCGGGGGCCGGATCCCGGGACGGTGTCGCGCATGCGCCGGACGGCCATGACCTCCGTAGCCGTCGCCCTCCTGGTCGGGGCGGGCGGGTTCGTGGCGGTGGGGGGGCCGCCGGTTGCAGCGCTGCTCGCTCTGCTCCTGGGGCTGGCTACGGGATGGGGCCTCCTCGCCCTGCTCCTGCGCCGGGCGCCGGACCTGCGGAGCCTGCACCGGCAGGAGTTCGAAAGGCTCGATCTGGCGGGCCCCCAGGTCTGGAGCGAGGAGGGCGTGACCGCCCGCCTGGAGGTGCTCCAGCGGGAGGCGGTCGAGGCCGAGGCGGCGAGGGATCGGAAGACGCGGCGTTCCGAGGTGCTGCAGAAGCTGGCGACCCTCGGTGCCCGCCAGGCCGAGCTCGACACGGAGCGGGCGAGCCTGGCGGCCCGGGTGGGGCTGCCGCCCGGAGCCGGTTTCGACGAATGGGTCTGGCTGGTGGAGCGCATCGGCTCCTGGCAAACCGCGGAGCGGAAGGTGCGGGAGGCCGAGGCGGCGCTCGAGGCGTCGCGCCGGGAGAGAGAGCGCCTTTTGACGGCTCTCGGCGCCGCCCTCCGGCCCTTCGGGTACGCAGAGCCCCGGGGGGTGGAGGCCGCGGTGGCTGCCCTCGACGATCTGGGGCGGCGGCGGGAGGCATGGGAGGCCGCCCGGCACGCCGCGGACCAGGCTCAGGAGAAGCTGGAGCAGGCCAAGAACCAGGCGCAGAGGGTGGCGGAGGAGCGGGCAGCCGTCTTTGCCAGGCTCGGGTTGAATGCGGCCGATCTCGGCGACGAGGCTCAGATACGGCGGTGGGTCGAGCGGCTGGAGGAGTACCGGAGTCTCCAGAGCGACTGGGACTTTGCCCGGCGCCGGGTGCAGGAGCTCGAACCGGGAAGCGGCGAGAGCATCGTCCCGTGGGCCGGCCGCCCCAGGGAAGAGCTGAAGCAGGCACGGCAAGAGGTCGCGGCCGCGGCGGAGCACCTGGAAGAGGCCACGAAGGAGATCCACAGCATCGAGGCGCTGGTGGAGCAGGCGAAGAAGCAGCACGCCCTGGAGGAGGCCCTGGCCCGGTACGAGGAGGCGCGGGATCAGGTGCGGGCGCTCTTCCGCCAGGAGGCTCGGATGGCGCTGGGGCGGGTGCTGGCGAGCGCGGTTCAGGAATTGAGCCGCGACAGCGAGCGTCCCCAGGTGTTCCACAGGGCACGGGACGTCTTCGCTCGGATCACGGCCGGGAGGTACCGGCTGGAGCTGCAGGACGGCGAGGGTCCCGCCTTCCGGGCGGTGGAAAGCGAGACAGGCGAGGGCCGCTCGCTGGAAGAGCTCTCCAGCGGCACCCGGGTACAGCTCCTGCTGGCGGTGCGGGTGGCCTTCGTGGAGACCCAGGAGCACGGCGTGCGGCTGCCGCTGGTCTTCGACGAGGTGCTGGCCAACAGCGACGACGAACGCGCCCGGGCGGTGATGGACGCAGTGGTGGCCCTGGCCTGCGAGGGACGGCAGATCGTCTACTTCACCGCGCAGATGGACGAGGTGGCCAAGTGGCGGTCGGTCCTCCGGGGGAGCGACGTACCCCATGCCTTCCTGGACCTGGCGGCCCTCCGCCGGGGGCAGGAGGCGACGCGATGGCCCCTGCCTGAAGAACCTGCCCTGGAGGCGCGCCCCGTGCCTGCCCCCGGCGACCGATCCTACGCCGAGTACGGGCGGCTCCTGCAGGTGCCCGGCATCGACCCCTACGCCAGCGACCTGGGCCACGTCCACCTGTGGCACCTCTTGGACGCCGCCGGCGACCTCTACCGTGTGCTGCGCCACGGTCTCGAGCGCTGGGGCCCGCTGCACACCCTGGGGGAGCCGGGAAGCGAGGCCCTTCTGGGCGAGGACGGTCTCCGGATCTACAGGCAGGCGTTCGCCGCCGCCCGGGCGCTGGAGGCGACCCTGCAGGCGTGGCGGATCGGACGCGGCCGGCCGGTGGATGCCGGCGCCCTGGCGGCCTCAGGGGCCGTGAGCCGAACCTTCCTGCCGCGCGTGGCCGAGTTGGCCCGGCAGTATGGCGGCGATGCACGCCTCCTCGTGGAATCCCTGGAGCGGGGTGCCCTCCCCCGGTTTCGCCAGAGCAGCATCGATCAGTTGCGCGAACACCTGGAGCAGCAGGGGTACCTGGACGATCTGGAGCCGCTCGCGCCCGAGGAGGTCCGCGCTCGGGTGCTCGGGGCGGTGGCGGGTGAGCTCCGGCAAGGTCTCCTGACCCAGGAGCACGTGGAGCGGCTGATCCGGACGGGAACGGGTGCCCGGTCCGCGGTGCCGGGAAGGTAG
- a CDS encoding ABC transporter ATP-binding protein, translating to MPEWPPGDVPAVAMQGIVKRFPSVLANDRVDFSANQGEIHALVGENGAGKSTLMHILAGILQPDAGEIHIFGKRRRFRSAAEAAQAGIGMVHQHFMLVPSLSVLDNLLLGNEDVGVAGWLRRREARERITRHAEELAFGVDLRSAVGSLPVAMQQQVEVLKCLLREARVMIFDEPTSVLTPQETAALFTAIRRMVRQGRTVILISHKLREVLDLAGTITVLRDGRVTGTVRAAETSERELARLMVGREIHLPRRSAGPRPDATDARREEDTDEGAAGPRPGGAAAGLEVADLIVPGRGKGGQVGPLSLSIRPGEIVGVAAVARNGQQELVEAVAGLRPIAQGQVVLDGVDLTRLGVRERRQKGLAYIPQDRRGRGAAPALSVLRNAMACQYRTKHLQRAGWLRMRRARTLAEDLMDAYQVRAPGADAPVQTLSGGNLQKLVVGREIATRPRVLLAEDPTQGVDIGAVEFIRRILLETAAGGCGVLLVSQDLGEVLALSHRVLVLFEGRLVGERRPEETSEEEIGLLMAGGGHE from the coding sequence ATGCCCGAGTGGCCTCCGGGTGACGTGCCCGCCGTAGCGATGCAGGGTATTGTCAAGCGTTTCCCCAGCGTGCTGGCCAACGATCGGGTGGACTTCAGCGCCAATCAGGGAGAGATTCACGCCCTGGTAGGCGAGAACGGCGCCGGTAAGTCGACGCTCATGCACATCCTGGCGGGCATCCTCCAGCCCGATGCGGGCGAGATCCACATCTTCGGGAAGCGCCGCCGGTTCCGTTCGGCCGCAGAGGCCGCCCAGGCAGGCATCGGAATGGTTCACCAGCACTTCATGTTGGTACCGTCGCTCTCGGTGCTGGACAACCTCCTCCTGGGTAACGAAGACGTCGGCGTCGCAGGGTGGCTCAGGCGGCGGGAGGCCCGCGAGCGGATCACGCGCCACGCGGAAGAGCTCGCCTTCGGTGTGGACCTGCGGTCCGCCGTCGGCTCCCTCCCGGTGGCGATGCAGCAGCAGGTTGAGGTGCTCAAGTGCCTCCTGCGCGAGGCGCGCGTGATGATCTTCGACGAACCGACGTCGGTGCTGACGCCACAGGAGACGGCGGCACTCTTCACGGCGATCCGGCGCATGGTCCGGCAGGGTCGCACGGTGATCCTGATCTCCCACAAGCTGCGCGAGGTGTTGGATCTGGCAGGCACGATCACCGTCCTCCGAGACGGCCGGGTGACCGGTACCGTGCGGGCGGCGGAGACGTCCGAGCGGGAGCTGGCCCGCCTCATGGTGGGGAGGGAGATTCACCTACCGAGGCGGAGCGCGGGGCCTCGGCCGGATGCTACGGACGCGCGGCGGGAGGAAGACACAGACGAAGGCGCCGCCGGGCCCAGACCAGGAGGCGCGGCTGCGGGGTTGGAGGTCGCGGATCTCATCGTGCCCGGTCGGGGAAAGGGCGGGCAGGTGGGACCGCTGAGCCTCTCGATCAGGCCTGGTGAGATCGTGGGTGTCGCCGCGGTCGCCCGCAACGGGCAGCAGGAACTCGTGGAGGCGGTGGCGGGCCTGCGTCCCATCGCGCAGGGCCAGGTGGTGCTGGACGGGGTGGATCTGACCCGCCTCGGAGTGCGTGAGCGCAGGCAGAAGGGGCTGGCCTACATTCCCCAGGACCGGAGGGGAAGGGGCGCCGCCCCCGCCCTCAGCGTGCTGCGGAACGCCATGGCATGCCAGTATCGCACGAAGCACCTTCAACGTGCGGGTTGGCTCAGGATGCGACGGGCGCGCACCCTGGCCGAGGACCTGATGGACGCGTATCAGGTCCGGGCGCCGGGAGCCGATGCTCCGGTGCAGACCCTGTCGGGCGGGAACCTTCAGAAGCTGGTCGTGGGTCGTGAGATCGCCACGCGCCCGCGAGTGCTGCTGGCGGAGGATCCTACCCAGGGTGTCGACATCGGTGCTGTGGAGTTCATTCGTCGGATCTTGCTGGAAACGGCGGCAGGAGGATGCGGCGTCCTCCTGGTCTCGCAGGACCTCGGCGAAGTCCTTGCCCTGAGCCACCGGGTGCTGGTGCTCTTCGAAGGGCGGCTCGTGGGGGAGAGACGCCCGGAGGAGACGTCGGAGGAGGAGATCGGGTTGCTCATGGCCGGGGGTGGTCACGAGTGA
- a CDS encoding DNA repair exonuclease, translating into MRILCTGDIHIGRRATRVPARANPGDLSAAQAWWDVVGLAIERRVDLVVLTGDVVDRDNRYFEAFGPLEQGIGALAAQGVPVVAVAGNHDFDVLPRLAESFKPDRFRLLGREERWERLTLAAGDQVVHLDGWSFPSERYPRDPLAAYDLPSPGDGVLLGVLHGDLDQPGSPYAPVEAADLRRLPASFWMLGHVHAPALHGEPGKAGILYPGSPLALSPKEPGPHGPWLLEVTSGGRVAARQVPLSRVRYEVLEVDVAGARGEDEVDRRLAEALRFRLGQVAPETGGALRHLVCRVRLTGRTPAHRRLEEHLRAAMEDLAVPHGSATATLDEVRVETRPMWDLAQLSGASGPPASLAGLLRGLRSPGADPVRQVLDRARQELETLASRLPYREIPRDELLADLAASDQDLAGEIERQGLLLLDELLAQKADGAAP; encoded by the coding sequence ATGAGAATCCTCTGCACGGGGGACATCCACATCGGACGCCGGGCGACGCGGGTTCCCGCGAGGGCGAACCCGGGCGACCTCTCCGCGGCCCAGGCGTGGTGGGACGTGGTTGGGCTGGCCATCGAGCGCCGGGTGGACCTGGTGGTCCTCACCGGGGACGTGGTCGATCGGGACAACCGCTACTTCGAAGCCTTCGGGCCGCTGGAGCAGGGCATCGGCGCGCTGGCGGCGCAGGGCGTCCCGGTGGTGGCCGTGGCCGGCAACCACGACTTCGACGTGCTCCCCAGGCTGGCCGAGAGCTTCAAGCCGGACCGGTTCCGACTGCTGGGGAGGGAGGAGCGCTGGGAGCGGCTCACCCTGGCTGCCGGTGACCAGGTCGTTCACCTGGACGGCTGGTCCTTCCCCTCGGAGCGGTACCCCCGCGATCCCCTGGCCGCCTACGACCTCCCGTCTCCCGGGGACGGCGTGCTCCTCGGGGTCCTGCACGGGGACCTGGATCAACCCGGAAGCCCCTACGCCCCGGTGGAGGCTGCGGACTTGCGGCGGCTGCCGGCCTCCTTCTGGATGCTGGGCCACGTCCACGCGCCGGCGCTCCACGGAGAGCCGGGGAAGGCGGGCATCCTCTACCCGGGCTCACCCCTGGCGTTGAGCCCCAAGGAGCCCGGCCCGCACGGCCCCTGGCTGCTCGAGGTGACCTCCGGGGGACGGGTGGCGGCCCGGCAGGTGCCCCTCTCCCGGGTGCGCTACGAGGTCCTCGAGGTCGACGTGGCGGGGGCTCGAGGCGAGGACGAGGTGGACCGCCGCCTGGCCGAGGCCCTTCGCTTCCGCCTCGGCCAGGTGGCGCCCGAGACGGGTGGGGCCCTGCGGCACCTGGTCTGCCGGGTGCGGCTGACGGGCCGCACCCCGGCCCACCGCCGGCTCGAAGAGCACCTGCGTGCGGCCATGGAGGACCTGGCGGTTCCCCACGGTTCGGCGACCGCCACCCTGGACGAGGTGCGCGTGGAGACGCGCCCCATGTGGGACCTGGCTCAACTGTCCGGGGCCTCGGGCCCGCCGGCCTCGCTCGCGGGGCTCCTCCGGGGCCTGCGCTCCCCGGGAGCGGATCCGGTGCGGCAGGTGCTGGACCGGGCCCGGCAGGAGCTCGAGACCCTCGCGAGCCGGCTGCCCTACCGCGAGATCCCTCGGGACGAGCTGCTGGCGGACCTCGCCGCGTCCGACCAGGATCTGGCGGGGGAGATCGAACGCCAGGGCCTCCTGCTGCTGGACGAGCTCTTGGCCCAGAAGGCGGATGGCGCGGCACCGTGA
- a CDS encoding ABC transporter permease produces the protein MWEVLDASFLAAGLRLAVPVLLAAQGGLFTDRVNIFNVALEAMMLMGAFAAVAMDFWTGSPFFGLVGGLLAGLLVGLLFAVFTMELRADPIMAGIALNLLMGGLTVVLLQALFDVRGLFQSGRIALLPQVHLPGVERFPLVGRMLEGNNAVFYLAFLSVPLVHGLLYRTRFGLRLRSVGEYTPAAEAAGVNPRFYQLAGILMSGLFSGIAGAWLSLSSLGMFSQNMTAGRGFIALAAILFGRSTPVGILLASLVFGFAEALAIRLQGLGVPTQLVLMIPYAATVISLAIVALRRRSGWARTQTAR, from the coding sequence ATGTGGGAGGTGCTTGACGCCTCATTCCTGGCGGCGGGGTTGCGCCTGGCCGTCCCTGTGCTGCTCGCTGCGCAGGGTGGCCTCTTCACGGACCGAGTGAACATCTTCAACGTGGCCCTCGAAGCCATGATGCTCATGGGGGCTTTCGCGGCGGTCGCGATGGACTTCTGGACCGGGTCGCCCTTCTTCGGTCTGGTCGGCGGGTTACTGGCGGGGTTGCTGGTGGGTCTCCTCTTCGCCGTGTTCACCATGGAGCTGAGAGCGGATCCGATCATGGCGGGCATCGCACTCAATCTTCTGATGGGTGGGCTTACGGTGGTCCTGCTCCAGGCGCTCTTCGATGTGCGCGGGCTCTTCCAATCGGGGCGCATCGCCTTGCTCCCGCAGGTCCACCTGCCCGGTGTGGAGCGGTTCCCCCTGGTGGGGAGGATGCTGGAGGGCAACAACGCGGTCTTCTACCTGGCTTTCCTCTCGGTTCCGCTCGTTCACGGGCTCCTCTACCGCACCCGTTTCGGCCTCCGTCTGCGATCGGTAGGGGAGTATACACCTGCTGCTGAGGCCGCGGGCGTGAACCCTCGCTTCTACCAGCTGGCTGGTATCTTGATGAGCGGCCTCTTCTCAGGCATCGCGGGGGCATGGCTCTCCCTGAGCTCGCTGGGCATGTTCAGCCAGAACATGACGGCGGGCCGGGGGTTCATCGCCCTGGCAGCCATCCTCTTCGGGCGCTCGACGCCGGTGGGGATCCTTCTGGCTTCACTGGTCTTCGGGTTCGCTGAAGCGCTGGCCATCCGTCTCCAGGGTCTTGGAGTACCCACTCAGTTGGTGCTGATGATCCCATACGCCGCCACGGTGATCTCATTGGCCATCGTTGCTCTGAGGCGTCGTTCAGGCTGGGCGAGGACGCAGACCGCGCGATAG
- a CDS encoding ABC transporter permease, whose amino-acid sequence MGVEILGLAIPVLAALLLGGSLVEGLGGDAREVLSYLWWGAFGTTGNLLTTLRWATPLILSGLAVSVAYRAGLLNMGGEGQIYAGAFCAALVGVHVSAPASVHVPLALLASLLGGAAFALVPALLRVYLRVNEIVTTLMFNYMGVLLTEFLVLATYFSGGATTAVEIATPRIAETAAIARVVPRYPLSWGIVGSVLVAVLVFAVLRRTVWGYEVEAVGASEPFAEYAGVRVRRVALAVFLLSGAIAGLAGGLEVLGTNRRFVSRFSTGLGFDGILVALLGRTDPLGMIAAGLFLAVLKNGFFAVERLTDVDRNVAIVLQAVILLFVSSRALIDLVRRFRRGGDRHVGGA is encoded by the coding sequence GTGGGCGTCGAGATCCTGGGGCTGGCCATCCCTGTTCTTGCGGCCCTCCTTCTGGGCGGGTCCTTGGTCGAAGGGCTCGGAGGGGACGCCCGGGAGGTTCTGAGCTACCTCTGGTGGGGGGCCTTCGGCACCACAGGCAACCTGCTCACCACCCTCCGCTGGGCCACGCCGCTGATCCTCTCGGGGCTGGCCGTATCCGTGGCGTACAGGGCCGGCCTCCTCAACATGGGTGGCGAGGGGCAGATCTACGCCGGCGCGTTCTGTGCGGCGCTGGTGGGTGTTCACGTCTCGGCACCCGCTTCGGTGCACGTGCCGCTGGCGCTCCTGGCCTCGCTGCTGGGTGGCGCCGCCTTCGCGCTTGTCCCGGCCCTGCTTCGAGTGTACCTGCGGGTGAACGAGATCGTCACCACCCTCATGTTCAACTACATGGGGGTGCTCCTGACCGAGTTCTTGGTCCTGGCGACCTACTTTTCCGGAGGAGCCACGACCGCGGTGGAGATCGCCACGCCGCGGATTGCGGAGACGGCGGCCATAGCTCGGGTGGTGCCCAGGTACCCATTGAGTTGGGGCATCGTCGGCTCCGTCCTGGTGGCTGTACTCGTGTTCGCGGTCCTCCGGCGGACCGTCTGGGGATATGAAGTGGAGGCCGTCGGTGCCAGCGAACCGTTCGCCGAGTACGCTGGCGTTCGGGTGCGGCGGGTCGCGCTGGCCGTCTTCCTGCTGAGCGGGGCGATCGCTGGGTTGGCCGGAGGGCTGGAGGTGCTGGGGACCAACCGAAGGTTCGTTTCACGCTTCTCGACCGGCCTGGGATTCGACGGTATCCTCGTCGCCCTGCTCGGCCGGACGGACCCCCTGGGGATGATTGCGGCAGGCCTTTTCTTGGCCGTGCTGAAGAATGGCTTCTTCGCGGTGGAGCGCCTCACGGACGTGGACCGCAACGTAGCCATCGTGCTCCAGGCTGTCATCCTGCTCTTCGTCAGCTCGCGGGCGCTGATCGACCTGGTGCGCCGATTCAGGAGAGGGGGCGACCGGCATGTGGGAGGTGCTTGA
- a CDS encoding lipid-A-disaccharide synthase-related protein, whose translation MKPTKTLLILSNGHGEDVVGRRLAQRIGTRAGERLRIVAFPTIGAGDAYRRAGIHVVGVQGELPSGGFAYLSLKNTLMDLRAGWPRLLLRQMAYLRRHRDEWDAVLGVGDLFSVYLNRFILKKPMSWAAIAYSVHSAGPSGYPVHPGWWRPLRRGDVQAFVRDPETRNLLRLAGIASEYVGNPMMDDLAPDRTLLGRMQAALGAESLDGQMPLIVLLPGSRQDAVRNLPDQLEALRLLYHRTGGRVRGAVAWAPWQPVEGLRPALARVGWRVREAGHLAAPGVVLQGPEGLELSLFVGAFAELIHLATLAIGQAGTAVEQAVGLGRPVVSCPSPGTQVTRSFLAAQQRLLGEALAVTEASPAALAEEALAILQDPARYRRMAAAGRQRMGPPGASEAIARRVVDRLLRGQVLTA comes from the coding sequence GTGAAACCGACGAAAACCCTCCTGATTCTGAGCAACGGCCACGGGGAGGACGTAGTGGGCCGGCGTCTCGCGCAGCGCATCGGGACCCGTGCCGGCGAGCGGCTCCGCATCGTGGCGTTTCCCACCATCGGCGCGGGCGACGCCTACCGGCGGGCGGGCATCCACGTGGTGGGCGTGCAGGGCGAACTTCCCAGTGGCGGCTTCGCCTACTTGAGCTTGAAGAACACGCTGATGGACCTGCGGGCCGGGTGGCCCCGCCTCCTCCTTCGCCAGATGGCCTACCTCCGCCGTCACCGGGACGAGTGGGACGCCGTCCTCGGCGTGGGCGACCTCTTCAGCGTCTACCTCAACCGCTTCATCCTCAAGAAGCCCATGAGCTGGGCGGCCATCGCCTACTCGGTGCACAGTGCCGGCCCGAGCGGGTATCCGGTGCATCCCGGCTGGTGGCGCCCTCTGCGCCGTGGGGACGTTCAGGCCTTCGTGCGGGACCCCGAGACGCGGAACCTCCTCCGCCTGGCGGGGATCGCCAGCGAGTACGTGGGAAACCCCATGATGGACGACCTGGCGCCGGACCGGACCCTGCTCGGCCGGATGCAGGCAGCCCTGGGTGCCGAGTCCTTGGACGGGCAGATGCCCCTGATCGTGCTGTTACCGGGAAGCCGCCAGGATGCCGTCCGCAACCTGCCGGACCAGCTGGAGGCCCTGCGCCTCCTGTACCACCGGACAGGCGGGCGCGTCCGGGGGGCGGTGGCGTGGGCTCCATGGCAACCGGTGGAAGGCCTGCGCCCGGCGCTGGCTCGGGTGGGTTGGCGGGTGCGGGAAGCGGGTCACCTGGCGGCGCCTGGGGTCGTGCTGCAAGGGCCCGAGGGTCTGGAGCTTTCCCTCTTCGTGGGTGCCTTCGCGGAGCTGATCCACCTGGCCACGCTGGCCATCGGTCAGGCGGGCACGGCGGTCGAGCAGGCGGTGGGGCTCGGCAGGCCGGTGGTCTCCTGCCCGAGCCCAGGCACCCAGGTGACACGCTCCTTCCTGGCTGCGCAGCAACGGCTGCTGGGAGAAGCCCTGGCCGTGACCGAAGCGAGCCCGGCCGCCCTGGCCGAGGAAGCCCTCGCGATCCTGCAGGACCCGGCCCGCTACCGCCGGATGGCGGCGGCCGGGCGGCAGCGCATGGGCCCGCCGGGAGCGAGCGAGGCCATTGCCCGACGGGTGGTGGACAGGCTCCTGCGCGGCCAAGTGCTCACTGCGTAG